The following is a genomic window from Streptomyces chrestomyceticus JCM 4735.
CAGCAGGACCAGGACCGCGAACGTCGGCACCGCGCGCCCCACGTTGGAGATGTTGACCGCCAGCGCCCCGCCCTTGCCGATGTGGCCCAGGTACAGGGCGACCGGCAGGGCGATCAGACAGGAGATCGCCAGGCACATCGCGCTGAGGTAGACATGCTCGCCGAGCCGGTGCCACACCCCTTTCTCCCCGGCCCAGTTGGCCGAGGCCGCCAGCCAGTCCCAAGCGCCCGTTATCGCGTCCATCGCCTCAGGCCACCGCCTTCTTCGCCGTCCGGCCGGCCGCCCGCCGCTCGCGCCGAGCGCGGGACCGCGCCCGCGCCTGCGCCCGGGTCCACGGCGTCAGCAGCCGCTGAAGGCCGATCAGCAGGACGTCGGCGACCACCGCCAGCAGCACGCACAGCACCGAGGCGGTCAGCACCTCCGCCTTGAAGAAGCCCTCCATGCCGCTGGATATGAGATTGCCGAGGCCGCCGTAGCCGACCACGGCGCCGATCGTCGTCATCGCCACCGTCGAGACCGTCGCGATCCGCAGCCCGGCCGTCAACGCGGGCAGCGCCAGCGGGAGTTCGACACCGAACAGCAGCCTCACGGGGCCGTAGCCCATCCCGCGCGCCGCCTCGCGGACCTCCCGCGGCACCGACTCCAGCCCGGCGAGGATGTTCCGGACCAGGATCGTCAGCGAATACAGCACCAGGCCCGTGACGACCACGGCGGCCGAGACGCCGAAGACCGGTGTCAGCAGCGCGAACATCGCCAGTGAGGGGACCGTGTACAGAATCGTCGTCAGCCCGAGCACCGGGCCCGCCGCGGCACGCCAGCGGCGGGCTGTCAGCGCCAGCGGAAAGGCGATCAGCAGGCCGATGACGACGGACACCAGCGTGATGCCCACGTGCTGGACGGTGGCGTCCAGCAACTCCTGACCGCGCGTCCGGACATACTCACCGCAGATCCAGTCGTTCGCCTCCAGGCAGCTCTGCGCACTCACCCGCGGTCACCTCCCCCGCCCTGTCGCTCACATTTCCGGTGACTGTCTGCGACCCTATCCCCCACCACTGACAATCCGACCGGCCCGCCATCCAGTCGTAACAAGACACACGTGACGGGGCGGATTCCGCGGGCAGGAGCCGGAGAAGCACAGCGCGCCTACCCGGCCGGCGGCCGTCCACACTGGGGAAACCACCATGATCCGTTTCGAGCACGTCACCAAGGGCTACGCCGACGGCACCACCGCCGTCGACGACCTCTCGTTCGAGGTCGCGGAGGGCGAGCTGGTCACCCTCGTCGGGCCGTCGGGCTGCGGCAAGACCACGACGATGAAGATGGTCAACCGGCTCATC
Proteins encoded in this region:
- a CDS encoding ABC transporter permease → MSAQSCLEANDWICGEYVRTRGQELLDATVQHVGITLVSVVIGLLIAFPLALTARRWRAAAGPVLGLTTILYTVPSLAMFALLTPVFGVSAAVVVTGLVLYSLTILVRNILAGLESVPREVREAARGMGYGPVRLLFGVELPLALPALTAGLRIATVSTVAMTTIGAVVGYGGLGNLISSGMEGFFKAEVLTASVLCVLLAVVADVLLIGLQRLLTPWTRAQARARSRARRERRAAGRTAKKAVA